In Altererythrobacter rubellus, the following are encoded in one genomic region:
- the trpE gene encoding anthranilate synthase component I — translation MWRKVIADAETPVGAAAKLIEPERGDFLLESVEGGEVRGRYSLLGLDPDLVFRARGDSAEINRRWRQDRDGFASCDQPSLDALRSLAESCRIEVPEELPPALACLVGYFGFETVGLVEDLPRAPVSELDLPDMLFVRPTIILVFDGLSDALFAIAPIWQADKADAAIERAGKRIDEVLRQLTDAKAPRQRVDHLPDMSLEPVIPADDYKDIVLRAKDYITAGDIFQVVLAQRFTCPFPLPPIELYRALRRVNPSPFLYFLDLPGFSVVGSSPEILVRVRDGEVTIRPIAGTRPRGVNTAEDNANEASLLADPKERAEHLMLLDLGRNDVGRVASKGSVEVTDSFTIERYSHVMHIVSNVVGKLDASCDAIDAVFAGFPAGTVSGAPKIRACEIIAELEPEARGAYAGGVGYFAPDGSVDSCIVLRTAVVKDGIMHVQAGAGIVADSDPDYELAECKAKAGALIAAAREAASVASEPEFGQ, via the coding sequence GTGTGGCGAAAGGTTATCGCCGATGCGGAAACCCCCGTTGGTGCAGCTGCGAAACTGATTGAGCCTGAGCGCGGTGATTTCCTGCTTGAATCAGTCGAAGGCGGCGAAGTGCGCGGGCGATATAGCCTGCTCGGCCTTGACCCCGATCTGGTGTTCAGAGCGCGCGGAGACAGTGCTGAGATAAACCGCAGGTGGCGCCAGGATCGCGATGGGTTTGCCTCATGCGATCAACCAAGCCTGGATGCTCTGCGATCACTCGCGGAAAGCTGCCGCATTGAAGTTCCGGAAGAATTGCCACCCGCCCTTGCCTGCCTGGTTGGCTACTTTGGCTTTGAAACAGTTGGGCTGGTAGAGGATTTGCCGCGCGCGCCAGTCAGCGAACTCGATCTGCCGGACATGTTGTTTGTCCGGCCAACCATCATCCTGGTATTCGATGGATTGAGCGATGCGCTGTTTGCAATCGCGCCGATTTGGCAGGCAGACAAGGCGGACGCGGCGATCGAGCGCGCGGGGAAACGGATCGACGAAGTGCTGCGGCAACTCACAGATGCCAAAGCTCCGCGTCAAAGAGTTGATCATCTGCCGGACATGTCGTTGGAGCCGGTCATTCCCGCAGACGACTACAAAGACATTGTGCTACGCGCGAAGGATTACATAACGGCGGGTGACATCTTTCAGGTGGTTTTGGCCCAGAGATTCACTTGCCCTTTTCCCCTGCCGCCGATTGAACTCTACCGCGCATTGCGCCGCGTAAACCCTTCACCCTTCCTTTATTTCCTCGACCTGCCTGGCTTTTCTGTTGTCGGTTCAAGCCCGGAAATTCTCGTCAGAGTGCGAGACGGTGAAGTCACAATTCGCCCGATTGCCGGAACACGGCCTCGCGGCGTAAACACAGCAGAAGACAACGCCAATGAAGCAAGCCTGCTGGCTGATCCCAAGGAACGGGCAGAGCATCTGATGCTGCTTGATCTGGGCCGCAATGACGTGGGACGGGTGGCCTCAAAGGGATCGGTGGAGGTCACCGACAGCTTCACAATCGAACGCTACAGCCACGTTATGCATATTGTCAGCAATGTTGTCGGAAAACTGGACGCTTCCTGCGATGCGATTGACGCGGTTTTCGCAGGGTTTCCGGCCGGCACAGTCAGTGGTGCGCCCAAGATCCGCGCTTGCGAGATCATCGCCGAGCTGGAACCCGAAGCGCGCGGCGCCTACGCCGGCGGCGTAGGGTATTTCGCGCCTGACGGTTCGGTTGACAGCTGCATCGTGCTGCGCACAGCGGTGGTCAAAGATGGCATCATGCATGTGCAAGCCGGCGCAGGCATCGTCGCCGATAGCGATCCAGATTACGAATTGGCCGAATGCAAAGCCAAGGCTGGGGCGTTGATCGCGGCAGCGCGTGAGGCAGCGAGCGTCGCCAGCGAACCAGAGTTTGGCCAATGA
- the tpiA gene encoding triose-phosphate isomerase — translation MASRPFIVGNWKMNGTRAMLSEARAIDRAAQRHMKVEVAIAPPYTLIHAVHREVEQIGVGAQDCHPGDEGAFTGDISAPMLADAGAKFVIVGHSERRQGHAESNDLVREKAQSALDAGMQVIMCCGEDAKTREAGEAASFVTKQLKSSLPELDNAGDILTVAYEPIWAIGTGNSATPDDIAEMHAEIRKLLVKLYGEEQGTGVRILYGGSVNPENAREILSTQEVGGALVGGASLTADSFFGIALAAGDAPEA, via the coding sequence ATGGCCAGTCGGCCTTTTATTGTTGGCAATTGGAAAATGAATGGCACGCGCGCCATGCTCTCCGAAGCGCGGGCCATTGATCGCGCCGCGCAGCGCCACATGAAAGTGGAGGTGGCTATCGCGCCGCCTTATACGCTGATTCATGCCGTGCATCGCGAAGTGGAGCAAATCGGTGTTGGTGCGCAGGACTGCCATCCTGGTGACGAAGGTGCGTTTACCGGTGACATTTCTGCGCCAATGCTGGCTGATGCCGGCGCGAAGTTTGTGATCGTTGGTCACAGCGAGCGTCGCCAAGGCCACGCAGAAAGCAACGATCTGGTTCGCGAAAAAGCGCAATCTGCGCTGGATGCCGGGATGCAGGTGATCATGTGTTGCGGCGAAGACGCCAAGACCCGCGAAGCCGGAGAGGCGGCATCCTTCGTAACCAAGCAGCTGAAATCTTCACTTCCAGAACTGGACAATGCAGGAGACATTCTGACTGTCGCTTACGAGCCTATTTGGGCGATCGGCACCGGAAACTCTGCGACGCCAGACGATATTGCAGAAATGCATGCGGAGATTCGCAAGCTGTTGGTCAAGCTCTATGGTGAAGAGCAGGGCACCGGTGTGCGCATTTTGTATGGCGGATCAGTGAACCCCGAGAACGCGCGTGAAATTCTCTCGACACAGGAAGTTGGCGGCGCGCTAGTCGGTGGAGCCAGCCTGACAGCGGACAGCTTCTTCGGTATCGCACTTGCCGCTGGAGACGCGCCAGAAGCCTAA
- the pip gene encoding prolyl aminopeptidase: MNYERTLYPEIEPYETGMFDVGEGHTLYYERVGTPGTKPAVFLHGGPGGGISEKNRRQWDPALYDVLLFDQRGCGKSLPFAEVEQNDTWRIVSDIERLREMCGHDSWQVFGGSWGATLSLAYAQTHPERCDELVLRGVFLARQKEKNWLYSYGASEIMAEQWDQFTGLIPKHERGDLVKAYYNRLTSDDEATRLAAAREWSLWEGSVATLLPDPDLLAAFADPAKAVPFARICAKFFLEDFYFDEAQLLTNAHKLKGIPGIIVQGRHDICCPPTSAWELKKAWPEVDLRIFHDGGHSAYEPGIVDGLVRATDELAGKTSA; encoded by the coding sequence ATGAATTACGAGCGCACTCTCTACCCAGAGATCGAACCTTATGAAACCGGCATGTTCGATGTCGGCGAAGGCCATACGCTGTATTATGAGCGGGTTGGCACACCCGGGACGAAACCGGCGGTTTTTCTGCACGGCGGCCCCGGCGGCGGCATCAGCGAGAAAAATCGCCGCCAATGGGATCCTGCGCTTTACGACGTGCTACTGTTCGATCAGCGCGGCTGCGGCAAATCGCTGCCCTTCGCAGAGGTCGAACAAAACGACACATGGCGGATCGTTTCCGACATCGAGAGACTGCGTGAAATGTGCGGGCACGATAGCTGGCAGGTGTTTGGCGGCAGTTGGGGTGCAACCCTTTCGCTTGCCTATGCGCAGACGCACCCCGAACGCTGCGACGAGCTGGTTCTGCGCGGCGTGTTCCTGGCGCGGCAAAAGGAAAAGAACTGGCTCTACAGCTATGGCGCAAGCGAGATCATGGCAGAACAATGGGATCAGTTCACCGGCCTTATCCCTAAGCACGAGCGCGGCGACCTGGTCAAAGCCTATTACAACCGCCTGACTAGTGACGACGAAGCGACCCGGCTTGCCGCTGCGCGAGAATGGTCATTATGGGAAGGCAGCGTTGCAACCTTGCTGCCCGATCCTGACTTACTAGCTGCCTTTGCCGATCCGGCGAAAGCGGTTCCGTTTGCGCGCATCTGCGCGAAGTTCTTTCTGGAAGACTTCTATTTCGACGAAGCGCAATTGCTGACAAATGCGCACAAATTGAAAGGCATTCCCGGTATAATCGTGCAGGGCCGTCACGACATTTGCTGCCCACCGACTTCGGCATGGGAATTGAAGAAAGCCTGGCCCGAGGTGGACCTGCGCATCTTCCATGATGGTGGGCATAGCGCCTATGAACCGGGCATCGTCGATGGCCTCGTCCGTGCGACCGATGAATTGGCGGGGAAAACCTCCGCGTAG
- a CDS encoding anthranilate synthase component II: MILVIDNYDSFTFNLVHYLMELGAEVRVERNDALSAADALQTNAAGFLISPGPCTPNEAGISLDLVAACADARRPLLGVCLGHQSIGQHFGGRVERGGLMHGKTSPVSHDGSGLFAGLPSPFTATRYHSLVVQDQSEELVVNATSDDGYTMGFRHRDLPIHGVQFHPESIATEHGHALLANFLRECGIETKELAE; encoded by the coding sequence ATGATCCTTGTTATCGACAATTACGACAGCTTCACGTTCAACCTGGTCCACTATTTGATGGAACTGGGCGCAGAGGTGCGGGTTGAGCGAAATGATGCGCTTAGCGCGGCTGACGCGTTGCAAACCAATGCCGCAGGTTTTTTGATTTCGCCCGGCCCATGCACGCCCAATGAAGCTGGCATTAGCCTGGATCTAGTTGCAGCATGTGCAGATGCCCGTAGGCCTCTCTTGGGAGTGTGTCTTGGACACCAGTCCATCGGACAGCATTTTGGCGGGCGGGTTGAACGCGGCGGCCTGATGCACGGAAAGACTTCACCGGTGTCGCATGACGGTTCCGGTTTGTTCGCCGGCCTGCCCTCGCCCTTTACCGCGACACGCTATCACAGCTTGGTGGTGCAGGATCAGTCAGAGGAGCTAGTGGTCAATGCGACGTCGGATGACGGCTACACAATGGGGTTCCGCCACCGCGATTTGCCGATCCACGGCGTACAGTTTCACCCGGAAAGCATCGCGACCGAACATGGGCATGCGCTGCTGGCGAATTTCCTGCGCGAATGCGGCATCGAAACGAAAGAACTGGCAGAATGA
- the secG gene encoding preprotein translocase subunit SecG: MAHSNFTGIIMSLFLFLTVVQAVVAAALVGVILMQRSEGGGLGIGGGSPGGLMGARGAADFLTRSTRWLAIAFVALSITLAAVAVGTVGGDEITTTIDRSVVSADPLAPAADPLAPVQEAPASDDPLSDVAE; this comes from the coding sequence ATGGCGCACAGCAACTTTACTGGGATTATCATGTCGCTGTTTCTTTTCCTGACTGTCGTTCAAGCCGTTGTCGCGGCTGCGCTTGTGGGCGTAATTCTGATGCAACGTTCCGAAGGCGGAGGTTTGGGAATTGGCGGCGGTAGCCCTGGCGGCTTGATGGGCGCGCGCGGTGCAGCAGACTTTCTGACGCGTTCGACCCGCTGGCTCGCGATTGCCTTTGTCGCCTTGTCGATCACTTTGGCTGCGGTCGCGGTAGGGACTGTTGGCGGGGACGAAATCACCACAACAATCGATCGTTCTGTGGTGTCTGCCGATCCATTGGCGCCGGCTGCAGATCCGCTTGCGCCTGTGCAAGAAGCGCCAGCGTCGGACGACCCCCTTTCCGACGTTGCCGAGTAA
- a CDS encoding peptidylprolyl isomerase, whose translation MISIFRNFFSSKLGLSLTLGFLGLIAFAFASSDVANQATFGGVSGGDRVAVVGDEKIGNADFSRAVANAVDQVRQENPTITLPVFAAQGGFEEVLEQMIDRYAIGVYARKYDLRAGENLVNSEILKIPGFRGPDGNFSQQSFQESLRRLNMNEAMLRREIGDSLLARQIILPGLSGAQMPQKFAMRYASLLRERREGSVAFIPSASFAPGGDPNEQQLSAYYEENRGDYIRPERRVIRYAMFGVENLDTDVTPTDEEIAARYERDRALYAVSEDRTITQLIVPTQDAANSIRDRVNGGASLASVAREAGFSTTQIGPINKEDYGNQASDAVATAVFAASRGLIAQPARSSLGWHVVRVDNVTSIAGRSLATVTPEIREQLLQEKRAFALADLSARIEEQVDSGVALSQVAQELEVEISSTAPITADGQIYGVPGAQLPPQLVGAVNTAFQMDEGEPQLAEIARGTTFMIFEVSDITQSAAAPLDEIREQIVLSWRLAEGAELARATADRVIERVGANSSLAAAMGEEETPLPPVDELNINRQQLVAQGQQIPPALALMFSMAEGTTKRLEAPNDLGWFVVDLTDIETPEIAANDPIIAASRQQLRGAIGDELAQQMTRAMRQELGVETNSAALEAVKRQMTGEI comes from the coding sequence ATGATTAGCATCTTTCGCAACTTTTTCAGCTCGAAGCTTGGTCTGAGCCTGACTTTAGGCTTCCTCGGTCTCATCGCCTTTGCCTTCGCCAGCAGTGATGTAGCCAATCAGGCCACATTTGGCGGTGTGTCAGGCGGAGATCGCGTCGCTGTGGTGGGTGATGAAAAGATCGGCAATGCCGACTTTAGCCGCGCTGTAGCCAATGCCGTCGATCAGGTTCGGCAAGAGAACCCGACCATAACTTTGCCTGTCTTCGCTGCCCAAGGAGGGTTCGAAGAGGTCCTCGAGCAAATGATCGACCGTTACGCGATCGGTGTCTATGCGAGGAAGTATGACCTGCGTGCCGGTGAAAATCTGGTCAATAGCGAGATTCTGAAGATCCCTGGCTTTCGTGGGCCAGATGGCAACTTCAGTCAGCAATCATTCCAAGAATCGTTGCGCAGACTAAACATGAACGAGGCAATGCTGCGCCGGGAAATTGGAGACAGCCTACTCGCTCGTCAGATCATTTTGCCTGGGCTAAGTGGCGCACAAATGCCGCAAAAATTCGCAATGCGTTACGCATCGCTTTTACGTGAAAGGCGTGAAGGCTCGGTGGCCTTCATTCCCAGCGCTTCCTTCGCTCCCGGTGGCGATCCGAACGAACAGCAGCTGAGTGCCTATTACGAGGAAAATCGTGGTGACTACATTCGGCCGGAGCGCCGTGTCATTCGTTACGCAATGTTCGGTGTTGAGAATCTTGATACAGATGTGACGCCAACCGATGAAGAGATCGCAGCTCGCTATGAACGTGACCGCGCTCTTTATGCGGTAAGCGAAGATCGCACGATCACACAACTGATTGTTCCAACACAGGATGCCGCCAATAGCATTCGTGACCGTGTGAATGGCGGCGCTTCATTAGCTAGCGTTGCCCGTGAAGCCGGATTCAGCACCACACAAATCGGCCCGATTAACAAGGAAGACTACGGCAATCAGGCGTCAGACGCCGTGGCGACGGCAGTTTTTGCAGCATCGCGCGGCCTGATCGCACAGCCAGCACGCAGCTCTTTGGGCTGGCACGTTGTGCGGGTAGACAATGTAACCAGTATCGCTGGCCGTTCATTGGCGACCGTCACTCCCGAGATCCGTGAGCAATTGCTTCAGGAAAAACGCGCCTTTGCCTTGGCGGATCTGAGCGCACGCATTGAAGAGCAGGTCGATAGCGGCGTTGCCCTCTCGCAGGTCGCGCAGGAACTTGAGGTCGAGATCAGCTCGACGGCCCCGATTACAGCGGATGGCCAGATTTATGGTGTACCTGGCGCACAGTTGCCACCGCAATTGGTTGGCGCGGTCAACACTGCGTTCCAGATGGACGAAGGCGAACCGCAATTGGCGGAAATCGCGCGTGGCACGACCTTCATGATCTTCGAAGTATCGGACATAACACAATCTGCTGCGGCACCCTTGGATGAAATCCGCGAACAGATTGTGCTTAGCTGGCGTCTCGCAGAAGGGGCCGAACTGGCCCGCGCCACCGCTGATCGTGTGATCGAACGGGTTGGTGCAAATTCCAGCCTGGCTGCGGCTATGGGTGAAGAGGAAACACCGCTTCCTCCGGTTGATGAACTCAATATCAATCGCCAGCAATTGGTCGCGCAAGGACAACAAATCCCGCCAGCTTTGGCGTTGATGTTCAGTATGGCCGAAGGCACGACCAAACGTCTGGAAGCGCCGAACGATCTTGGTTGGTTTGTTGTTGATCTGACCGACATCGAAACCCCTGAAATTGCAGCCAATGATCCGATCATCGCGGCTTCGCGCCAGCAATTGCGCGGTGCCATCGGTGACGAGCTTGCACAGCAGATGACCCGCGCGATGCGGCAAGAGCTGGGCGTGGAAACAAACTCAGCCGCGCTCGAAGCGGTCAAACGTCAGATGACCGGCGAGATCTAA
- a CDS encoding phosphodiester glycosidase family protein produces the protein MKRLLFLSLFAVPLSGCELQGGEPVTRTEIGSGSETRVALRREVSACEVLIFEDVPLTHCVADPVKHNISTVLADPNGTPYRSLKTYGEALGKDAAVVAFAMNGGVFENDGKTVGYYVEEGQRLEELNLGDGTGNFYLKPNGVFFGTDGRWEIRTSTNFLYNVSDRPQFGTQSGPMLVIDGQLHPEIQDDGPSKIIRNGVGIDAEGKAHFVISDGALSFGQLARYFRDELQTPNALYLDGGISGLWDPVTERLDDTNGIGPLIVVTKKVSE, from the coding sequence ATGAAGCGGCTGCTTTTTCTCAGCTTGTTTGCGGTCCCCCTGTCAGGTTGCGAATTACAAGGCGGCGAGCCTGTCACGCGGACCGAGATCGGATCGGGTTCCGAAACCCGCGTTGCGTTGCGGCGCGAAGTCTCGGCTTGCGAAGTCTTGATATTCGAAGATGTGCCGCTTACCCACTGTGTAGCTGACCCAGTAAAACACAATATTTCCACCGTTCTGGCTGATCCGAACGGCACACCATATCGCTCGCTCAAGACCTATGGCGAAGCATTGGGCAAGGATGCGGCTGTCGTTGCCTTCGCGATGAATGGCGGGGTGTTTGAGAACGACGGAAAAACAGTCGGTTATTACGTCGAAGAGGGTCAACGACTAGAAGAGCTCAACCTCGGCGACGGCACGGGAAATTTTTATCTGAAGCCCAATGGCGTGTTCTTCGGCACAGACGGCAGGTGGGAAATCCGCACCAGCACCAATTTTCTCTACAATGTCAGCGATCGCCCGCAGTTTGGCACGCAATCTGGGCCCATGCTCGTGATCGACGGGCAATTGCATCCCGAGATTCAGGACGATGGTCCCTCCAAGATAATCCGCAACGGCGTGGGCATCGACGCGGAGGGTAAAGCGCATTTCGTCATTTCAGATGGTGCGCTTAGCTTCGGCCAATTGGCGCGCTATTTCAGGGACGAGTTGCAAACGCCCAATGCGCTTTATCTTGATGGCGGAATTTCCGGCCTTTGGGATCCGGTGACAGAGCGGTTGGACGACACCAACGGCATCGGTCCACTGATCGTTGTGACAAAGAAAGTCAGCGAATGA